A window of Candidatus Xiphinematobacter sp. Idaho Grape contains these coding sequences:
- the gatC gene encoding Asp-tRNA(Asn)/Glu-tRNA(Gln) amidotransferase subunit GatC yields MGSPYFNVHDVAALARIALTEQEESLFQIQLEQILECIEQLKAVDVSDVEPTAHAAPIYNVFRKDEPIDGLTKTAALENAPRSSDGLFVVTKVVE; encoded by the coding sequence ATGGGTAGTCCTTACTTCAATGTACATGATGTTGCAGCCCTCGCTCGCATCGCGCTCACTGAGCAGGAGGAATCCCTTTTTCAGATCCAGCTGGAGCAAATATTGGAATGTATAGAACAGCTGAAGGCCGTAGATGTTTCTGACGTGGAGCCAACGGCCCATGCGGCGCCAATATACAATGTATTTCGGAAAGATGAACCTATAGATGGTCTTACCAAGACAGCTGCTTTAGAGAATGCTCCACGTTCATCCGATGGGCTGTTTGTGGTGACCAAAGTTGTCGAGTAA
- the gatA gene encoding Asp-tRNA(Asn)/Glu-tRNA(Gln) amidotransferase subunit GatA produces MEITKLTLHELQQKFRTKELHPRDAIKALEERIVQVEPKVRALLHWDVEGAMQLAERVDISLPLGGLPIAIKDAIHVEGDLCTCASRMLARYRAPYDATVITRLRAAGAIPFTRTNMDEFSMGSSNETSAVQPTYNPWDLQRTPGGSSGGSAAAVAAREAFVALGSDTGGSIRQPAAFCGCVGLKPTYGRVSRYGLVALASSLDQIGPLARSTRDCAMVFNAIAGKDPKDSTCLECAQEDFTREFNLGVKGLRLGIPKEYFVEGMDSQVRSAVEKVIQQCSELGAEIVELSLPHTQYAVNAYYILATAEASSNLARFDGVRYGYYAEGPQSLFDHYRRSREEGFGSEVKRRIILGTYVLSSGYYDAYYLRAQRVRTLIREDFKEAFSKVDALVCPTSPDVAFRLGERRDNPLRMYLADVFTIATNLAGICGISVPCGFAIVEGSSLPIGVQFLGNALEEAKLLRLANAYELASGWTACTAIL; encoded by the coding sequence ATGGAAATTACAAAGCTAACCCTGCACGAGTTGCAACAGAAGTTTCGAACTAAAGAGCTCCACCCACGCGATGCCATTAAAGCATTAGAGGAACGGATTGTCCAGGTAGAGCCAAAGGTAAGAGCCCTTTTACACTGGGATGTAGAAGGCGCCATGCAATTGGCTGAGCGGGTAGATATTTCGCTCCCACTGGGTGGGTTGCCTATTGCTATCAAGGATGCCATTCATGTAGAAGGGGACCTTTGCACTTGTGCCTCTAGAATGCTTGCTCGCTACCGTGCCCCCTACGATGCAACGGTTATCACTCGGCTAAGAGCAGCCGGTGCTATTCCGTTCACACGGACAAATATGGACGAATTCTCTATGGGGTCTTCTAATGAAACCTCAGCTGTACAGCCTACCTATAATCCTTGGGATCTGCAGCGTACTCCGGGAGGCTCCAGTGGGGGATCTGCTGCGGCTGTTGCTGCTCGTGAAGCCTTCGTAGCCTTAGGCTCGGATACGGGCGGCTCTATTCGGCAACCAGCTGCTTTTTGCGGCTGCGTGGGTCTTAAACCAACGTATGGTCGCGTTTCACGCTATGGACTCGTTGCCCTCGCCTCGTCGCTGGATCAGATTGGTCCACTTGCTCGTTCTACACGCGATTGTGCTATGGTATTTAACGCTATTGCAGGAAAGGACCCAAAAGATTCCACCTGCTTAGAATGTGCCCAGGAGGATTTTACGCGTGAGTTTAATCTTGGTGTGAAGGGGCTACGTCTTGGTATTCCAAAAGAATATTTTGTAGAAGGAATGGATTCTCAGGTGCGGTCTGCTGTAGAGAAGGTTATCCAGCAGTGTAGTGAGCTGGGGGCTGAAATTGTAGAACTTTCTCTGCCTCACACACAATATGCTGTCAACGCATACTATATTTTAGCTACGGCTGAGGCTTCTTCAAACCTTGCTCGGTTTGATGGCGTGCGCTATGGTTACTATGCTGAAGGTCCTCAAAGTTTGTTTGATCACTATCGACGTAGCCGTGAGGAAGGTTTTGGCAGTGAAGTCAAACGTCGCATTATCCTTGGTACTTATGTACTAAGCTCAGGTTACTATGATGCCTACTATCTCCGTGCTCAAAGAGTACGTACCCTCATTCGTGAAGATTTTAAAGAAGCCTTTAGTAAAGTGGATGCCCTTGTTTGTCCTACATCGCCGGACGTTGCCTTCCGTCTAGGGGAGCGCAGGGATAACCCTCTGCGTATGTATTTGGCGGATGTTTTTACCATTGCTACGAATCTAGCTGGAATCTGCGGTATTAGTGTGCCCTGTGGCTTTGCAATAGTGGAAGGGTCGTCTCTTCCAATTGGAGTTCAGTTCCTTGGCAATGCCCTTGAAGAGGCGAAACTGCTGCGTCTTGCCAATGCCTACGAATTAGCCTCCGGATGGACTGCCTGCACAGCAATTCTTTAG
- a CDS encoding 6-phosphofructokinase yields MRKKISVLTTGGDCPGLNAVVRAVTRTADRYGMEVLGCCEGFEGLLPPGNFLSLDRSATAGIMHLGGTILGTTNKGHFIAKIGAGDKAAIPQETIQKVRQTFDTCGLHALIIVGGDGSLTTGLQLFENGMPIVGVPKTIDNDLEATAITFGFDSAVACVVDAMDRLHTTATSHRRVMVLEVMGRHAGWIALYGGMAGGADVILIPEIPFDLDRVSETVRQRDKFGAKSTMVVVAEGARPKQGGQYLHTVMGGEYRLGGVGEVVGHEIANRTGKETRVCVLGHLQRGGAPTAVDRILGTRFGVHAVKLIHENKFGMMVSYADDCITEVPINEAVNKLRQVPPDCQIVQDARASEISFGD; encoded by the coding sequence ATGAGAAAAAAAATCAGTGTACTGACTACTGGCGGAGATTGTCCAGGGCTTAATGCAGTTGTGAGAGCTGTCACTCGCACTGCAGATCGTTATGGGATGGAAGTACTTGGATGCTGTGAGGGATTTGAAGGGCTCCTGCCTCCAGGCAATTTCCTTTCGCTTGACCGCTCTGCCACTGCAGGCATAATGCACCTCGGTGGGACTATCCTTGGTACTACAAACAAGGGGCACTTCATTGCAAAAATAGGAGCAGGAGATAAAGCTGCCATTCCACAAGAAACTATTCAAAAGGTTCGCCAAACTTTTGATACCTGCGGTCTGCACGCTCTCATCATTGTTGGCGGCGATGGTTCACTAACTACCGGCCTGCAGCTTTTTGAAAACGGGATGCCTATCGTGGGTGTTCCGAAAACAATCGACAATGACTTGGAAGCTACAGCTATTACATTTGGTTTCGACTCAGCCGTTGCTTGTGTAGTGGATGCTATGGATCGCCTCCATACTACCGCAACAAGCCATCGGCGCGTCATGGTTTTAGAGGTCATGGGGCGCCACGCAGGCTGGATTGCTCTTTATGGAGGTATGGCTGGGGGAGCAGATGTCATCCTAATTCCAGAAATTCCTTTTGACTTAGATAGAGTCTCAGAGACAGTTAGGCAACGTGATAAGTTTGGGGCAAAAAGTACTATGGTAGTTGTCGCTGAGGGAGCTCGTCCAAAGCAAGGAGGACAGTATCTTCATACTGTCATGGGCGGAGAGTACCGCTTAGGTGGAGTAGGAGAAGTGGTGGGACACGAAATAGCAAACCGTACTGGAAAGGAAACTCGTGTCTGTGTCTTGGGACATCTCCAACGAGGAGGGGCCCCTACCGCTGTGGACCGTATCCTTGGCACTCGTTTTGGGGTTCATGCCGTTAAACTTATCCATGAGAATAAATTTGGCATGATGGTAAGTTATGCAGACGACTGCATCACAGAAGTACCTATTAATGAAGCAGTTAATAAACTGCGACAGGTTCCCCCAGATTGCCAGATAGTTCAAGATGCCCGTGCCTCGGAAATCTCCTTTGGCGACTAG
- a CDS encoding D-alanyl-D-alanine carboxypeptidase family protein, translating into MQFHQYSSFFSWGSIASLLATVIPAQESVLIADNQTGYILHGRSIEHRLHIGTLATIATVAVALDWIYVNRTPLSTLAVVPNGSDFNSILRPGDKISLRDLIYCIILSSDCGAAHTLAEYIGSRVHNPRGLSAERNFVSQMNMLAHRLGMHHTHFLNPGGSCFTKKQQPYSTAVDIARLTHYAHQKAQFRFYASQASRTIQIVRKGVVHSFYLQNTNQFLGYKRIDGVKGNNCCGEINRSHLVLTTDHLPIATQHENRWIIITPRRLLIVLLGSTNCLNDGLASLRYGWRLYDEWITQGRPIREHDFL; encoded by the coding sequence ATGCAGTTTCATCAATACAGCTCCTTTTTTAGTTGGGGATCCATCGCCTCACTCCTTGCTACCGTCATACCAGCTCAGGAAAGTGTGCTCATAGCAGATAATCAAACTGGCTACATTTTGCACGGCAGAAGCATCGAGCACAGACTCCACATCGGCACCCTAGCGACTATTGCCACTGTAGCGGTAGCACTCGACTGGATCTACGTTAACAGGACCCCCCTCTCCACCCTAGCTGTGGTTCCAAACGGTTCAGATTTCAATTCTATCCTGAGACCCGGAGATAAAATTTCTCTGCGAGACCTGATTTACTGCATAATTCTCTCCTCAGACTGTGGGGCAGCTCACACACTGGCCGAATATATCGGCTCGCGCGTTCATAATCCTAGGGGTCTTTCTGCAGAAAGAAACTTTGTCTCACAAATGAACATGCTAGCACACCGTTTAGGAATGCACCATACCCACTTTCTTAATCCAGGTGGGTCATGTTTTACAAAAAAGCAACAACCCTATTCAACAGCAGTGGATATTGCCCGCTTGACTCATTATGCTCACCAGAAAGCCCAGTTCCGTTTCTATGCCAGCCAGGCCTCACGGACTATTCAAATTGTCCGAAAGGGAGTGGTGCATTCTTTCTATCTCCAAAATACCAACCAATTTCTTGGTTACAAACGCATCGATGGGGTAAAAGGCAACAACTGCTGTGGTGAAATAAACAGGAGCCACCTTGTACTAACAACTGATCATCTCCCCATTGCTACGCAACACGAGAACAGATGGATCATTATTACCCCTCGGCGCCTTCTCATTGTTCTATTGGGATCTACTAATTGCTTGAACGACGGCTTGGCATCTCTACGGTATGGATGGAGGCTATATGATGAGTGGATTACCCAAGGGCGTCCTATTAGAGAGCACGATTTTCTCTAA
- a CDS encoding bifunctional riboflavin kinase/FAD synthetase yields the protein MIFRSISELKTIAAPLVVAAGVFDGVHLGHQTLIRRALENACCRDASCVILTFDPHPAQFLRPASAPRLLTSTAHKIRLIQQLGAEHILLLSFNAALAALPAAEFIYLLSLHAPFLREICVGYNWSFGRRREGNIPLLRRLSTKFGFRVTEIGAVEMGGETISSTRIRDFIQSGDLHSAAKFLGRKYTILGTVVRGEGRGRSIGFPTANLATHNELFPPDGVYAVHTQIDGAIFSGVTNIGTRPTFPPASQRTLEVHLLDYSGSLYGKDAKVCFEVFLRKEHKFHSLQLLRTQIEKDIHLARALLKK from the coding sequence ATGATCTTTCGCTCCATCTCAGAGCTAAAGACCATTGCAGCTCCTCTTGTAGTTGCTGCTGGAGTGTTCGATGGAGTTCATCTTGGCCACCAAACCCTTATCCGCCGCGCTCTAGAAAACGCCTGCTGCAGAGACGCCTCTTGCGTCATTTTAACTTTTGATCCACATCCCGCTCAATTCCTTCGCCCTGCTTCTGCTCCACGTCTCCTTACCTCTACAGCCCATAAAATTCGTCTGATACAGCAACTTGGCGCAGAGCACATTCTTCTCTTGTCCTTCAATGCAGCACTTGCCGCACTCCCTGCTGCTGAGTTTATTTATCTTCTTAGTCTGCACGCCCCCTTCCTCCGAGAAATTTGTGTTGGATATAACTGGTCTTTTGGGAGAAGACGCGAAGGGAACATCCCTCTCCTCCGGCGACTTAGTACAAAGTTTGGATTTCGAGTCACAGAAATTGGCGCCGTGGAAATGGGTGGTGAGACTATCAGCAGCACTCGCATTCGAGACTTTATTCAATCCGGAGATCTTCACTCTGCTGCTAAATTTCTTGGTCGTAAATACACCATTTTAGGGACAGTTGTAAGAGGAGAAGGGAGGGGGCGCTCCATAGGGTTTCCAACTGCAAATCTGGCCACGCATAACGAACTTTTCCCTCCAGATGGTGTGTATGCGGTCCACACCCAAATTGACGGCGCTATTTTTTCAGGTGTAACCAACATTGGCACCCGCCCAACTTTCCCTCCTGCCTCTCAGCGGACTTTAGAGGTTCATCTCTTAGATTATTCTGGCAGTTTGTATGGAAAAGATGCCAAAGTATGCTTTGAGGTCTTTCTCCGTAAAGAGCACAAATTCCACAGCCTTCAATTGCTGCGTACGCAGATTGAAAAAGACATCCACCTCGCTAGAGCCTTACTTAAAAAGTAG
- the truB gene encoding tRNA pseudouridine(55) synthase TruB yields the protein MKSRVSLDGILPVDKASGMTSHDVVAIVRRAFSTKKVGHCGTLDPLATGLLLVTIGKGTKIQDLLMSEDKEYIGTLRLGSITDSQDAEGAILERRSVPHFSALQIEKAFCQLTGDFYQIPPMVSAIKRNGVPLYRLAREGKNVERTPRFVHVHAFEILSVRLPEVDFCVECSKGFYVRTYAHDIGMILGCGAYLQSLRRTRSGKFSLHGATTVEEVKNSSWDLLKRRVLSLPVVSRLRSA from the coding sequence ATGAAATCCAGGGTCTCACTTGATGGCATACTGCCTGTAGACAAAGCTTCCGGAATGACTTCACATGATGTCGTAGCTATTGTCCGTCGCGCTTTTTCTACAAAAAAGGTCGGCCACTGCGGCACACTTGATCCTCTGGCCACTGGTCTGCTCCTTGTGACAATAGGCAAGGGGACCAAAATTCAAGATCTTCTTATGAGTGAGGATAAGGAATATATAGGGACCTTGCGATTAGGAAGCATTACCGATAGCCAGGATGCAGAAGGGGCGATACTCGAGAGGCGTTCTGTACCGCATTTTTCTGCTCTACAAATCGAAAAAGCATTCTGCCAACTCACTGGAGATTTTTATCAAATACCACCTATGGTCTCAGCAATTAAAAGGAATGGAGTTCCTCTCTACAGACTTGCCCGTGAGGGGAAAAATGTCGAAAGGACGCCCCGCTTTGTCCATGTACATGCTTTCGAAATTCTGTCGGTTCGACTACCAGAGGTAGATTTTTGTGTGGAATGCAGCAAGGGGTTCTATGTGCGTACTTATGCTCACGATATCGGCATGATCCTTGGCTGTGGTGCATACCTCCAGTCTCTGCGCCGGACTCGATCTGGGAAATTTTCCCTCCATGGAGCTACTACTGTCGAAGAGGTTAAAAATTCCTCCTGGGACCTCCTAAAGAGGCGTGTTCTTAGCCTTCCAGTTGTTTCTAGGCTACGTAGCGCATGA
- a CDS encoding DHH family phosphoesterase: protein MSSALSNSPIPANVCFNQILSALHWARNILVTSHLRPDGDALGSAIASALWLRSLGKKVTTWNEDGVPSRFHYLPFHSYVSIPPTDKHSFDGVIVLDSPTRGRLGRVLTAIKSAGILINIDHHISNQRYGDLNYVDPSVPATGQILFDLFRYAEADFTPEISTNLYAAIATDTGSFQYTGTSQHTFESAAYLVRSGVQVTKLSLAMYHNQPRRCFRLLQHALNNTKFSCNGTIAHFSLSLSDLEHLQIFPEDNEGIIDHLRSVEDVMVALFFEELPGVRVRISARSKDARIDVCKICMRFGGGGHPFASGACTHGSLSSIREKFLTATYHEIQGLT from the coding sequence ATGAGTTCAGCACTGTCTAATTCTCCAATACCAGCCAATGTCTGCTTTAACCAGATTCTATCCGCTCTCCACTGGGCTAGAAATATCTTAGTAACAAGTCACCTAAGACCAGATGGAGACGCCTTAGGCTCTGCTATTGCCTCCGCCCTCTGGCTTCGCAGTCTCGGAAAGAAAGTAACTACTTGGAATGAAGATGGGGTACCGAGTCGGTTTCACTATCTCCCCTTTCACTCCTACGTTTCTATACCTCCTACGGACAAGCATTCTTTCGACGGAGTAATCGTTCTTGACAGTCCTACTCGTGGTAGATTGGGAAGGGTACTTACAGCTATCAAATCCGCTGGTATCCTGATCAATATTGACCATCATATCAGCAACCAACGTTATGGGGATCTCAACTATGTAGATCCTTCTGTTCCGGCTACTGGACAGATTCTTTTTGACCTCTTCCGCTATGCGGAAGCGGATTTTACCCCAGAAATTTCTACTAATCTTTATGCTGCTATCGCCACAGACACTGGTTCCTTTCAGTATACAGGAACTTCTCAACACACTTTTGAATCCGCCGCATATCTCGTGCGTTCAGGAGTCCAAGTTACAAAGCTCTCTCTGGCAATGTATCACAACCAACCCCGGCGCTGTTTTCGTCTTCTTCAGCATGCCCTTAATAACACCAAATTTTCCTGTAACGGGACCATTGCTCACTTTTCTCTCTCTCTTTCTGACCTTGAACATCTTCAGATTTTCCCAGAAGACAATGAGGGCATCATTGACCATTTACGCTCCGTAGAAGATGTTATGGTGGCTCTCTTCTTTGAAGAACTACCTGGTGTCAGAGTACGCATTAGTGCCCGATCAAAAGATGCACGCATTGATGTGTGCAAAATCTGCATGCGGTTTGGTGGTGGGGGTCACCCGTTTGCCTCAGGAGCGTGCACTCATGGTTCTCTGTCCTCTATTCGAGAAAAATTTCTTACTGCTACCTACCATGAAATCCAGGGTCTCACTTGA
- the rbfA gene encoding 30S ribosome-binding factor RbfA, which produces MKYRIERVCKTLRRELGILILKELQFRAPLVSVSSVDATPDLRHAYVYISALGNNQQREDALRVLASHRVYLQHAVSKRITLRYTPHLHFRSDKSIERGIRIIKLMDELGFPDLRSD; this is translated from the coding sequence ATGAAATATCGGATTGAGCGGGTTTGTAAAACGCTGAGGCGGGAGTTGGGAATCTTGATTCTCAAAGAACTCCAGTTTCGCGCGCCGCTTGTCTCTGTCAGTTCCGTAGACGCCACTCCGGATCTCAGGCATGCCTACGTTTATATTTCCGCCTTAGGCAATAATCAACAAAGGGAAGATGCTCTCAGGGTTCTAGCATCCCACCGCGTTTACCTACAGCATGCCGTTTCAAAGCGAATAACCCTCAGGTATACCCCTCATCTCCACTTCCGATCAGATAAATCTATTGAACGAGGCATTCGCATCATTAAATTGATGGATGAATTGGGATTCCCAGATCTCCGTTCTGACTGA
- the infB gene encoding translation initiation factor IF-2, translating into MATRLNSRKGEGGTPTGRGGHRAVCSEAEHTAAPVRPKTDSPVAPSGKATEPLSLIVPERKDTKNAEREKVSKLRPLAPITARTSAASQESKISPSHVEEEGTPAEGNFPASKVLHIKPPIIVRELAEKLGIKPFQIIHDLMKLNIFAAINQTVEPDIASKLCKKHGFHLEREKRKAGEGHRKAVPYSVLTPPIFFTDRASEELRPRAPIITFMGHVDHGKTSLLDAIRKTKVAAGEVGGITQHIGAYSIERDGHRITFLDTPGHAAFTAMRMRGANITDIVVLVVAADDGLMPQTIEAISHARAAGVTVIVAISKVDLPAANIDRVKQQLQGQGFTPEDWGGNTICVSVSATQGTGINELLEMMCLQAEILELKANIRAPARCTVIEAQLEPGRGPTATLIVRAGIIKIGQPFVCGNYWGKLRQLINDDAKPIREAGPSTPVKIFGLSGLPSAGDELIVVDSERSAKAFSKEKLETVRTNKLAVPQRATLENLFQSLAGDQKKSLQVVLKADVQGSMEAIIASLREIPSQKIAVELIHAGVGPISESDVLLAGASNAIIIGFGTKVENSASGIAKREGIQIKLFSIIYELIDQIKEAMVGMLDPQLRETVIGHAKVRQVFELSRGKVAGCVITDGRIIRTARARILRKGQPIYDGSIATLRRFQDDVKEVRIGLECGVKLGDFSEYSLEDTIECYFLEKTQQFLE; encoded by the coding sequence ATGGCCACACGACTTAATAGCAGAAAGGGAGAGGGTGGTACTCCTACTGGGAGGGGAGGGCACAGGGCAGTTTGCTCTGAGGCAGAGCACACCGCCGCACCCGTTCGGCCGAAAACAGATAGTCCTGTTGCCCCATCTGGCAAAGCAACGGAGCCCCTTTCCCTGATTGTACCCGAGAGGAAAGATACTAAGAATGCAGAGAGAGAGAAGGTTTCTAAGCTCAGACCGCTGGCTCCAATTACTGCTAGAACTTCCGCTGCTTCCCAAGAATCAAAAATATCCCCTTCTCACGTGGAAGAAGAAGGTACTCCGGCTGAAGGGAATTTTCCTGCTTCCAAGGTCCTTCATATTAAGCCGCCAATTATCGTCAGAGAACTTGCTGAAAAACTTGGCATCAAGCCGTTCCAGATCATCCATGATCTGATGAAGCTAAATATCTTCGCTGCTATCAATCAAACCGTTGAACCAGACATAGCATCTAAACTTTGCAAAAAACACGGCTTTCACCTTGAGCGGGAGAAACGCAAGGCTGGAGAGGGACACCGTAAGGCGGTCCCCTACTCTGTCCTGACACCTCCTATCTTTTTTACCGACAGAGCCTCCGAGGAACTCCGTCCTAGGGCTCCCATTATCACCTTTATGGGGCATGTAGACCATGGAAAAACCTCTTTGCTCGATGCTATTCGCAAGACGAAGGTCGCTGCTGGGGAAGTCGGTGGAATTACTCAGCATATTGGTGCATACAGTATCGAGCGCGATGGTCACCGCATCACCTTCCTTGATACTCCAGGCCACGCTGCCTTTACTGCCATGCGCATGCGTGGAGCTAATATCACGGATATCGTGGTCCTTGTCGTGGCTGCCGATGATGGTCTGATGCCGCAAACCATTGAGGCCATCAGTCACGCTAGAGCAGCTGGAGTTACTGTCATTGTAGCTATTAGTAAGGTGGACTTACCCGCCGCTAATATTGATCGAGTTAAACAACAGCTGCAAGGGCAGGGTTTCACCCCAGAAGACTGGGGTGGAAACACCATTTGTGTCTCAGTAAGCGCCACTCAGGGTACTGGCATCAATGAGCTCCTAGAAATGATGTGCTTACAAGCAGAAATTCTTGAGCTTAAGGCTAATATACGTGCCCCAGCACGTTGTACCGTCATTGAAGCTCAACTTGAGCCAGGCCGTGGTCCCACCGCTACACTCATTGTGCGTGCGGGAATAATTAAAATTGGACAGCCCTTTGTTTGTGGAAACTACTGGGGTAAGCTTAGACAGCTTATTAATGACGACGCCAAGCCCATCCGAGAAGCTGGCCCGTCTACCCCTGTTAAAATTTTTGGCCTTAGTGGACTTCCTAGCGCAGGCGATGAGCTGATCGTCGTGGATTCAGAGCGCTCTGCCAAGGCCTTTAGCAAAGAAAAGTTAGAGACCGTCCGAACCAATAAGCTTGCTGTTCCACAGCGTGCTACGCTGGAAAACCTATTTCAAAGCCTTGCAGGCGACCAGAAAAAATCCCTTCAAGTCGTTTTAAAGGCAGATGTACAGGGTTCTATGGAGGCCATTATTGCCTCTTTAAGGGAGATACCTAGTCAAAAGATTGCCGTGGAACTAATCCACGCTGGCGTAGGTCCGATTTCCGAATCGGACGTACTTTTGGCCGGTGCCTCCAATGCAATTATTATAGGTTTCGGCACCAAGGTAGAGAACAGTGCTTCCGGTATCGCCAAACGCGAAGGTATACAAATCAAGCTCTTTAGCATTATCTACGAGCTTATCGACCAGATTAAGGAGGCAATGGTTGGAATGCTTGACCCGCAGTTACGCGAAACTGTTATCGGTCATGCCAAGGTAAGGCAGGTCTTTGAACTCTCCAGAGGTAAAGTAGCGGGCTGTGTAATTACAGATGGCCGTATTATTCGTACTGCACGGGCGCGAATCCTGCGGAAGGGTCAGCCTATCTATGATGGCAGTATCGCTACACTGCGCCGTTTTCAAGACGACGTCAAAGAGGTTAGGATAGGACTTGAATGCGGTGTTAAGCTGGGTGACTTCTCCGAATATTCGTTGGAAGATACTATTGAGTGCTATTTTTTAGAAAAAACGCAGCAATTTCTAGAATAA
- the nusA gene encoding transcription termination factor NusA, with protein sequence MNAELIATLDYLEREKGIRREVLVEAISSALLAASKRSFTAGTRNLRIEINPKNGNIRAMAKLIVADPVRNSHDEIAISRARLLKLDVHLGEELDVEVTPRDFGRIAAQTARQAITQRLRQLEKEMIYQEFKDRAGEIVSGTVRRFERSDVIVDLGRFEAVMPGWERVSTEEYSVGDRIRAYVVAVENGSRGPEIILSRSHPNFVRRLFEIEVSEIADHTVELRGIAREAGYRTKVAVFSSDEKVDPVGACVGMRGGRVKNIVRELNNEKVDIIRWHPDPKEFVKEALRPTVIKSIAMDEAKKELRITVAKEGLSLAIGKRGQNARLTARLTGWDIDIQEDKSREEALESQKAQAAHSLAESLCLSEEDASFLASAGMNSVEVVAMSDAEDIAGILDGDMKRAAQILATAKSLQKDALQQQNAPIFSVGT encoded by the coding sequence ATGAACGCTGAATTGATTGCAACTCTGGATTATTTAGAGAGGGAGAAGGGAATCCGTCGGGAGGTGCTGGTGGAAGCTATTTCGTCTGCTCTCCTTGCCGCGTCAAAGCGCAGTTTTACCGCTGGCACCAGGAATTTGCGTATCGAAATTAATCCAAAAAATGGTAATATACGTGCGATGGCCAAGTTAATCGTTGCAGATCCTGTGCGTAACTCCCACGATGAGATTGCCATTTCCAGGGCGCGCCTTTTAAAGCTGGATGTGCATCTGGGGGAGGAATTAGATGTCGAAGTCACTCCCAGGGATTTCGGACGCATTGCAGCTCAAACTGCTCGCCAAGCCATCACGCAGCGTTTGCGACAGCTTGAGAAAGAGATGATTTATCAGGAGTTTAAGGACCGAGCAGGAGAGATCGTCAGCGGAACTGTTCGCCGTTTTGAGCGCTCTGATGTCATCGTTGACCTCGGCAGATTTGAGGCTGTTATGCCAGGATGGGAGCGCGTCTCCACTGAGGAATATAGCGTCGGTGACCGCATCCGTGCTTATGTCGTCGCGGTTGAGAACGGTTCGCGCGGCCCTGAAATCATTCTTTCACGCAGTCATCCGAATTTTGTTCGTAGGTTGTTTGAAATTGAGGTAAGTGAGATCGCGGATCACACTGTGGAGTTGAGGGGTATTGCCCGTGAAGCTGGCTACCGTACTAAGGTTGCTGTGTTCAGCTCTGATGAAAAAGTTGATCCTGTGGGGGCCTGCGTAGGTATGCGTGGGGGACGTGTCAAGAACATTGTGCGTGAACTGAATAATGAAAAGGTGGATATTATTAGATGGCATCCTGACCCAAAAGAATTTGTAAAAGAGGCCCTCCGCCCTACGGTGATTAAAAGTATAGCGATGGACGAAGCCAAGAAGGAGTTGCGAATTACCGTTGCTAAAGAGGGTCTTTCTCTGGCAATCGGCAAGAGAGGTCAAAATGCTCGCCTGACCGCCAGGCTAACGGGCTGGGACATTGATATCCAGGAAGATAAATCTAGGGAGGAGGCGCTCGAATCCCAAAAAGCGCAGGCTGCTCACTCCCTGGCAGAATCTCTCTGTCTTAGCGAGGAAGACGCCTCTTTCCTTGCTAGTGCTGGTATGAATTCAGTAGAAGTGGTTGCCATGTCTGATGCAGAAGATATCGCAGGCATCCTGGATGGAGATATGAAGCGTGCTGCTCAAATTCTAGCAACTGCAAAAAGTCTGCAGAAAGATGCTTTGCAGCAGCAAAATGCCCCTATTTTTTCGGTTGGAACCTAG